From a single Mycolicibacterium moriokaense genomic region:
- a CDS encoding NAD(P)H-dependent glycerol-3-phosphate dehydrogenase — MVDAAVLGAGAWGTALAKVLADAGNEVRLWARRPELAAEINDTHRNPSYLGDAELPETIRATSDPAEALAGACTVLLAVPAQTLRANLEQWARLIGDDTTLVSVAKGIELGTLMRMSQVIVQVTGADPSRVAVISGPNLASEIADEQPAATVVACSDSGRAVALQRAFSTGYFRPYTNADVIGAEVGGACKNVIALASGMAAGVGLGENTAAAIITRGLAEIMRLGIALGAKPATLAGLTGVGDLIATCTSRHSRNRAFGERLGKGGTMESALRAAEGHVAEGVASCQSVLALAASYDVEMPLTDAVHRVCHKGASVYEAVALLLGRSTKPE; from the coding sequence GTGGTCGACGCGGCGGTGCTGGGCGCCGGAGCTTGGGGAACGGCACTGGCCAAAGTCCTGGCAGATGCAGGCAATGAGGTGAGATTGTGGGCGCGTCGCCCCGAACTGGCTGCGGAGATCAACGACACACATCGCAACCCCTCGTATCTCGGTGACGCCGAGTTGCCGGAGACCATCCGCGCGACCAGTGATCCGGCGGAGGCGCTGGCCGGCGCGTGCACGGTGCTGCTTGCCGTGCCCGCCCAGACGCTGCGGGCCAATCTCGAGCAGTGGGCACGGCTGATCGGCGACGACACCACGCTGGTGAGCGTTGCCAAGGGCATCGAACTCGGCACCTTGATGCGGATGAGCCAGGTGATCGTGCAAGTCACCGGCGCGGACCCGTCACGTGTCGCGGTGATCTCCGGACCGAACCTCGCCAGTGAGATCGCCGACGAACAGCCCGCTGCCACCGTCGTCGCCTGCAGTGACTCCGGGCGTGCGGTGGCGCTGCAGCGCGCGTTCTCGACCGGATACTTCCGGCCGTACACCAACGCCGATGTCATCGGCGCCGAAGTCGGCGGCGCGTGCAAGAACGTGATCGCGTTGGCGTCGGGGATGGCGGCCGGTGTGGGACTGGGTGAGAACACGGCGGCGGCCATCATCACCCGCGGTCTCGCCGAGATCATGCGACTCGGAATCGCGTTGGGCGCCAAACCGGCAACGTTGGCGGGCCTCACCGGTGTGGGCGACCTGATCGCGACATGCACGTCGCGGCATTCGCGTAATCGTGCGTTCGGCGAACGGCTCGGTAAGGGCGGCACCATGGAGTCGGCGTTGCGCGCGGCCGAAGGTCATGTCGCCGAGGGCGTCGCATCGTGTCAGTCCGTGCTGGCCCTGGCCGCCAGCTATGACGTCGAGATGCCGCTTACCGACGCCGTACACCGTGTCTGCCACAAGGGCGCATCGGTCTACGAGGCGGTCGCGCTGCTCCTCGGCCGCAGCACCAAACCGGAGTAA
- a CDS encoding D-alanine--D-alanine ligase family protein translates to MTARKESAATRRIRVAVVYGGRSSEHAISCVSAGSILRNLDPERFEVVAVGITPDGAWVLTDAEPDALAIADGQLPHVTDASGKQLALATDPGHRGELLSLGQGAGEVLDTVDVVFPVLHGPYGEDGTIQGLLELAGVPYVGAGVLASASGMDKEFTKKLLAAEGLPIGPHAVLRPRQETLDLSEREQLGLPVFVKPARGGSSIGVSRVTAWDQLPAAIELARRHDPKVIIEAAIVGRELECGVLEFPDGRVEASTVGEIRVAGVRGREDSFYDFATKYLEDAAELDVPAKIDDSLADEVCQLSIRAFHAIDCQGLARVDFFLTDDGPIINEINTMPGFTTISMFPRMWGASGVDYPTLLATMVETALKRGTGLR, encoded by the coding sequence GTGACTGCCCGCAAGGAATCCGCTGCAACACGACGCATCCGCGTCGCCGTCGTCTACGGCGGACGCAGCTCTGAGCACGCGATTTCCTGCGTTTCCGCAGGCAGCATCCTGCGCAATCTCGATCCGGAACGCTTCGAGGTGGTCGCAGTAGGCATCACCCCCGACGGAGCGTGGGTGCTCACCGACGCCGAGCCCGACGCTCTCGCCATCGCCGACGGACAGTTACCGCACGTCACCGACGCGTCGGGCAAGCAACTGGCCCTCGCAACCGATCCGGGGCACCGGGGCGAACTGCTGTCGCTCGGCCAGGGCGCGGGGGAGGTGCTGGACACGGTCGACGTCGTGTTCCCCGTCCTGCACGGCCCATACGGTGAGGACGGCACCATCCAGGGGCTGCTCGAGTTGGCGGGCGTGCCCTATGTCGGTGCGGGCGTGCTCGCCAGTGCGTCGGGCATGGACAAGGAGTTCACCAAGAAGCTGTTGGCGGCCGAGGGTCTGCCGATCGGCCCCCACGCCGTGCTGCGTCCGCGCCAGGAGACGCTGGACTTGTCGGAGCGCGAACAACTCGGGTTGCCGGTGTTCGTCAAACCGGCCCGCGGGGGATCGTCGATCGGGGTCAGCCGCGTGACGGCATGGGATCAACTGCCTGCGGCCATCGAGCTCGCTCGGCGTCACGATCCCAAGGTCATCATCGAGGCCGCGATCGTCGGACGCGAATTGGAGTGCGGGGTACTGGAATTCCCCGACGGCCGAGTCGAAGCGAGCACCGTGGGCGAGATCCGCGTGGCGGGTGTCCGCGGCCGTGAGGATTCGTTCTACGACTTTGCGACCAAGTATCTCGAGGACGCCGCGGAGCTCGACGTGCCCGCGAAGATCGATGACAGCCTCGCAGATGAGGTCTGCCAGTTGTCGATTCGCGCCTTCCACGCCATCGACTGCCAGGGTCTGGCCCGCGTGGACTTCTTCCTCACCGACGACGGGCCGATCATCAACGAGATCAACACGATGCCCGGCTTCACCACCATCTCGATGTTCCCGAGGATGTGGGGCGCCAGCGGTGTCGACTACCCGACGCTGTTGGCCACCATGGTCGAGACCGCGCTCAAGCGCGGAACGGGCCTGCGCTAG
- the cofC gene encoding 2-phospho-L-lactate guanylyltransferase, whose product MGGSSEADVGLVIAVKRLTAAKTRLAPIFSARTREAVVLAMLIDTVTAASAVPAVQSITVVTPDDVAGDAARQLGARVLADPTPQGHRNPLNNAIAAAEETVRAETSNVVVLQGDLPALQPQELGEAITAARTYPRSFVGDRHGTGTSALMAFGAPLDPQFGADSAQRHRHSGAIELTGAWPGLRCDIDTPDDLLVARRLGVGSATAQAIAGSR is encoded by the coding sequence ATGGGCGGGTCATCCGAAGCCGATGTCGGGCTGGTGATCGCGGTCAAACGTCTGACCGCCGCCAAGACCCGGCTCGCGCCGATCTTCTCGGCACGGACCCGCGAAGCCGTCGTGCTGGCCATGCTGATCGACACCGTCACTGCCGCGTCGGCGGTGCCGGCGGTGCAGTCGATCACCGTGGTGACGCCCGACGATGTCGCCGGCGACGCCGCTCGTCAGCTGGGCGCGCGCGTGCTGGCCGACCCGACGCCGCAGGGCCATCGGAACCCGTTGAACAACGCCATCGCGGCCGCTGAGGAAACAGTTCGCGCGGAGACGTCGAACGTCGTTGTGCTGCAGGGTGATCTACCGGCGCTGCAACCGCAGGAGTTGGGCGAGGCCATTACGGCGGCCCGAACCTACCCCCGCAGCTTCGTCGGAGACCGGCACGGCACGGGTACCTCGGCGTTGATGGCCTTCGGCGCACCGCTGGACCCGCAATTCGGCGCAGATTCGGCTCAGCGCCATCGCCATTCGGGTGCCATCGAGTTGACCGGAGCATGGCCCGGCCTGCGCTGCGATATCGACACCCCCGATGACCTGCTGGTGGCGCGTCGGCTCGGGGTCGGCTCGGCAACCGCGCAGGCCATTGCGGGTAGCAGATAA
- a CDS encoding DUF3515 domain-containing protein, with protein sequence MDTETRDGPPRALLIAAIVVAVGAIVTILVVVALRQRPVPEQPVAIVTIPAPQADSAQCLELVEALPERLDDYRRATVAEPAPSGAAAWRATPDGEPVVLRCGVERPAEFVLGSPLQVVDAVSWFRVGEEGAGETGVGEAGAGETGADDDGRSTWFAVDRPVYVALTLPPGSGPTPIQEISRVIANLLPAKDVDPAPVR encoded by the coding sequence GTGGACACCGAGACCCGTGACGGCCCGCCCCGGGCGTTGCTGATCGCGGCAATCGTGGTGGCCGTCGGCGCCATCGTCACGATCCTGGTCGTGGTGGCCCTGCGCCAGCGTCCCGTCCCAGAACAGCCTGTCGCGATCGTCACAATCCCCGCCCCGCAGGCCGATAGCGCGCAGTGCCTGGAACTGGTCGAGGCGCTGCCTGAGCGGCTCGACGACTACCGGCGTGCGACGGTGGCCGAACCCGCACCCTCCGGAGCTGCGGCGTGGCGCGCGACACCGGACGGTGAGCCGGTGGTGCTGCGGTGCGGTGTGGAGCGGCCCGCGGAGTTCGTCCTCGGCAGCCCGCTGCAGGTCGTGGATGCGGTGTCGTGGTTCCGGGTGGGCGAAGAAGGGGCGGGTGAAACCGGGGTGGGTGAAGCAGGGGCGGGTGAAACCGGGGCGGATGACGACGGGCGCAGCACGTGGTTCGCCGTCGACCGCCCCGTCTACGTGGCGCTGACGCTGCCCCCGGGTTCGGGACCGACGCCGATTCAGGAGATCTCGCGGGTGATCGCAAATTTGTTGCCTGCCAAGGATGTTGACCCCGCGCCGGTGCGCTAG
- a CDS encoding Lrp/AsnC ligand binding domain-containing protein — MVEAFMLIQTEVGRAEVIAKQLAGLPGVLSAEYVTGPYDVVVRIGSETLDELQSSVVPSIQQVAGITRTLTCPIADGAHP, encoded by the coding sequence GTGGTCGAGGCGTTTATGCTCATCCAGACCGAGGTGGGCCGCGCAGAAGTGATCGCCAAGCAGCTCGCCGGCCTGCCTGGAGTGCTGTCCGCGGAGTACGTCACCGGTCCCTACGACGTGGTGGTGCGAATCGGCTCGGAAACCCTCGATGAGCTGCAGTCCAGCGTTGTGCCGAGTATTCAGCAGGTCGCCGGCATCACCAGGACGTTGACCTGCCCGATCGCCGACGGGGCGCACCCATAA
- a CDS encoding cystathionine gamma-lyase produces the protein MDGRYGDSTRSVKAVGSEPIPGNPVVSPPVPASTFHLSLDDSESLDKYGRYSNPTWRQLESALAELEGAAAALAFGSGMAAITSVLRVLAKPGRKLVVPADGYNQVRRYAREYLAPQGVTVVEATSSQMCAAASDADIVLAETPANPGLDVVDLHRLAMDCRSRGSTLIVDNTTATPLGQQPLSLGADLVVASATKSLSGHSDLIAGYVAGSHEELMAAVEQERLLAGPILGPFEAWLLLRSLGSAGLRFERQCQNAQALAVTLAGHPAVKLVRYPGLPDDPSHPVATLQMRRFGGLIAIELEDAEAVNELVERSALLISSTSFGGIHTSLDRRARWGDSVSDGFARISLGIEDTDDLISDFEQALR, from the coding sequence ATGGACGGCCGATACGGCGATTCCACTCGGAGCGTCAAAGCGGTTGGCTCGGAGCCGATTCCGGGTAACCCGGTTGTCTCGCCCCCGGTACCCGCGTCGACGTTTCATCTGTCGCTCGATGATTCAGAGTCATTGGACAAGTACGGACGCTACTCGAATCCCACGTGGCGGCAACTGGAATCGGCACTGGCCGAACTGGAGGGCGCCGCAGCGGCGTTGGCGTTCGGCTCCGGCATGGCCGCCATCACCTCGGTGCTGCGGGTTCTCGCGAAGCCGGGACGCAAGCTCGTCGTACCCGCCGATGGATACAACCAGGTTCGTCGCTACGCCCGGGAATACCTTGCACCGCAAGGGGTTACCGTCGTCGAGGCGACCAGCTCGCAGATGTGCGCCGCGGCGTCTGACGCCGATATCGTGCTCGCCGAGACGCCGGCCAACCCCGGCCTCGATGTCGTGGACCTTCACCGGTTGGCAATGGACTGTAGGAGCAGGGGCTCGACGCTGATCGTCGACAACACCACCGCGACGCCGCTCGGTCAGCAACCGCTGTCGCTCGGTGCGGATCTGGTGGTGGCCAGTGCGACCAAATCGCTGTCGGGGCACAGCGACCTGATCGCGGGATATGTCGCAGGCAGCCACGAGGAGTTGATGGCCGCGGTGGAACAGGAGCGCTTGCTCGCCGGCCCCATCCTCGGGCCCTTCGAAGCGTGGCTGTTGCTGCGGAGTCTCGGCAGCGCCGGACTGCGGTTCGAACGGCAGTGTCAGAACGCCCAGGCGCTCGCGGTGACGTTGGCCGGCCATCCCGCGGTCAAATTGGTCCGCTATCCCGGATTGCCCGATGATCCGTCTCATCCGGTCGCGACGCTGCAGATGAGGCGCTTCGGCGGGCTGATCGCCATCGAGTTGGAGGACGCCGAAGCGGTCAACGAACTCGTCGAGCGCAGCGCACTGCTCATCTCGTCCACGAGTTTCGGCGGCATCCACACCTCGCTGGACCGCCGGGCCCGCTGGGGTGATTCGGTCAGCGACGGCTTCGCCCGCATCTCGCTGGGCATCGAGGACACCGACGACCTGATCAGCGATTTCGAGCAGGCGTTACGGTGA